The sequence CAGGAGACGGACACATCAACATTTTCAGGTCACCGTGCTCATCTTGGACTTCACATCGATCATTACGAAATACtgctgcatcaccagtcacagcttcacggTGGAGTGGTAACGAGAAGGACGttcataaaaagaaaaacaagaaagtaagctacagtttgctagaaggcacatgggaggctGAAGCCTAGTTTGGTCCACTGCACCATGGAGCTGTGACTGGTGACACAAGAGTCAAAAGTTGTACCATGCATagcttctccaatcacaaccacagaagccttcaACTCGCACAGAACTGTCACAGGTGTATtactggcttccctcactagttctgttatttttgtcaaaatatttttattatacAAAAATTGGTTTACTTGCATTTATTTATGAACATGTTTTAAAATGTGCACTAAAAATATATGGGTGCTGGTAATTCGGACCACAACTGTAAATCTTGAAAAGGTCAAGGTCTGGGTgcctggaaaaacaaaacaatgtccaATCTAAACCTCAGGCGAGACTATATGAATCTCATTGCAAATTTTCAAATCTGAGGTTGGGCAGAGTCCAGGATAATCTTAGGTATATAAAAGTGGTCATGCTGGTGGGGTCTGGCCGGAACATGTTAGGGGATGGGGGTTCGGTTTCGGCTAAAATCCAAATGATTTTCTAACTGTTGGGTCTTCTGACCAATGGTTATTCTGTAAATAAGGCTGCTATAATGTACAGTAACTGTCGTCCATGTGCACGGGGGTCATGGATCCACATCTGTTTTAATCCCCACCTGAAGCCAAACATATTTATATTACGAGTCCAAATCATTCTGTAATCTTTAAGTGTGTACACCAACATGCAATCAGGAAGTCATATATATATTCAGGCAGCTCAGTGGCTGTAAGGCATCATCTGTGACACTGCATTGACAGTGTACACCACATTCCCTTTTGATggacttttttctgtatttgtcCATCACTGGACAGTAGCAAAAAAAAGCCTTCAGGGAAAAACAATAGTTTAGTTTAAAGTCACATTAAGTGCAGATGATGTCGTCTGTTCATCACATGTCCACATGTACTGCAGGTCTACTCTCTTCCCAGACTTGAGGTTATTTGTGTTGGAGCCATCTTAAAAGTTTGCTTTGGCCATCTTAAAAGTTCCTCCAAGTTGAAGTGAAAACACTGACTGACCAGTGTTTTACATCCATCTCATTTCAAAGCCCTGTTACgtggttatacgaggtctattagaaaagtatccgaccttattattttttcaaaaaccatatggatttgaatcacgtgtgattacatcagacatgcttgaaccctcgtgggcatgcgagagttttttcacgcctgtcggttacgtcattcgcctgtgggcagtctttgagtgaggagtcgtccacccgctcgtcgatttttttcattgtttaggaatggctcagagactgttgctttgtttgataaaatttttttcaaaactgtaaggcacaactgagtggacaccattcaataaattcagctggttttcggtaaacattttaacagctgatgagagattttggtctggtagtgtcgctttaaggacggcccacggcgcctgacggcgatctgcgcttcgaggcagcagcgtctcgccgtttcaagttgaaaacttccacatttcaggctctgttgacgcagtaagtcgtcagagaacagagaactttcagaagaagtcggcatgaggagtttattcggacattccattgttaacggtcattttgtaatgaaagaacgtgcgggcagagtcgcatgtcgggccggacccgaccgcggggggtcgcggcaggaaaaacacctccgttggaaatcttaacggacaagttggaacatgcccaagctgttaaacaatttctcagttactcacttgttgaaagccatcaaaagccgcctgaattttacaaatggtcttcaacacggaggtgtttttcctgtcgcggcgcacacagatttgcgtcgtcgtcacggaaaagactcggcgaatttgcgcgcacgttctttcattacaaaatgacctttaacagtggaatgtccgcataaactcctcatgccggcctcttctgaatcttctctgttctctcacgacgtcctgggtcaacagaaccttaaattaggatgatttcagctcgaaacagccagacaacgtcgcctgggagcgctgcgcgacgtcccgctccgtgggaagtccttacaccgacagaaacaccccataatctctcatcagccgttaaacttttcacagaaaaccagcttaatttctcgaatagtgtccactcggatattcctcacaggtccagaaaaaattttgataaagcaacgcgcgccgtctcgagcagcgtgtgaaacaaaggaattcagccgagagggcgggaccacatctcactcaaggcctgtccacagggaagtgacgtcaccgacacgcgtgaaaaaactcacgcatgcgcacgagggttcaagcatgattggtgtaatcgcatgtcattcaaatccatatagttaaaaaaaaaaaataaaagggtcggtttattatctaagagacctcgtatactgcgATATCAGAATTTTGCGTGACAGATTTTAACATCTTGGTTGACTTGACTTAAACTCAGTGCAATAGAACCATCCCTTTGTTCACCTGAGGACTTTTCCTCTTCCCTCTCATTTCCCTGAAGGTTTTCCCAAAGCAGCAATCCCCATGTTCTCAAGGATCTCCATCTTCTGCTCAGGCTGAAGCAGAGTGTTTGACACCATCGCTTTCGCCACTGTCTGGATCGGTATGGACATGGACTTAAAGCCCACATGAAAGAGGGCGCCGAAGAACTTTCTGGCCATCCACTCGCCGGGCCGACTCTCCTCCCTGTCCACCAAAAGAACCCTGTAGGAGAAAAACAGAGGTTTACCAAAGATACGACAGCCAGTTTTGCTAATGACGTCATTGTCTCCTGCAGTATTGTACCTAATATGTCTACACATGCACTTCATAGCTTTTGGAACAGATGAAAAATAATTTTATCTTTTATTAGTGTGAAACACTGTGTTGATAAAATTAGTGAATAAACGCGATCGCTCACCCGGGTCTATAAATCGCGTATCTGTCAAAGCCCAAAGCTTGGATCGCTGCTTCCACTTGTCCCTGGAACAAAATCCAGTCATTGTCACGTCTTATTTATTGACCTCGACAAACCTGCTCAGTGTTTTTCGTGTTCATACTGAAAAAGTTAAGACAAAACACCTTGACTTTTAGGTAGAGAAAGCTGCTGGTTTTATCGGCTCCTCTCGAGGACTGCAGGTGAAACTGTGAGCAGCCTCCTGCCTTGGCAAGTTCTGCTGATTTCAGAACGTAGTCGTGATCAACACGGATGAACCcttcctgaagaaaaaaaaagaaagaaaaaaatatattcaaacagattttttttatttttttttatttacaatgaCACTTGCCTGATTAATATCAAAAACAACAATTCTCCATATCATATATACACATCTACGAACCCACGTAGGGGGCGCACTAGTACTATTGTGTTATTTTGTTTATAAAGTTTACTAGtatagcagataactgtaagaatcgttcaaatccggttacaagcaccaaaatttgaccgtgtataccttttggtacatactgtagaaaaataatgttaaccatttgaattttcaatagggggccaagtaggggtcaattgaagaactgtatAGGGGTCCAAaacaaaaaatgttccaatcatattgaaagctataccacattatgtgtctgatcacaaagattccaaaaaggtatagtttggactatctgtgactgaatgttctggagttatggggtaaaaacagcaagcgtggcgacaaaggtcactttcagtttgtacaggggtcaaaagttaaagttgctccaattatggtaaaacatgatgcaaattattggttgagttagtaggatcttaaaaaggaatagtttgcaccatgtgtcatgcttagttatcgtgttaaggggtaacatatgtcacatgtcatagaatccaatggacgtcaacattgtttgacctttactttggagatcaaacattcaacacagtcagaactattccatttggaattcctttttggaatctttgtgatcagacacataatgtggtataactttcaatatgattggaacatttttttgaccgctatgcaattcttcaattgacccctacttggccccctattgaaaattcaaatggctaatgttatttttctaaaatatgtaccaaaaggtatacacagtcaaactttggtgcttgtaattggatttggattcctctgcaaatattctgttatctgctgcactatgcaaAGTTACCATGTTACTTAGTCTGACGAAAACTTGTCATTTTTcaggcaacatgtaaaattacctTCAGATGTACATTAAGCTTTTTTCTTGGCAAAATTGTGACTAAATGTGTTTTACAGCACATTATAAATAACACCGCTCACAGTTGAGGCAGCTCATGCTAATGTTGGCCCATTATCATTGTGTTAAGTGATGCTAGCAAGTTgtgatgctaacattagcccattagTGAGCTTTCGGGTAGGTGACAGTGCAATGCTAACGGCGTATGTGATGCTAGCAAGTTTTCACACTAACATCATCCCGTTAGTAGTACATTAAGCATGTAAAACATGTAAAGCAAGTGTGtacttactcaacaaaaatataaatgcaacacttttggttttgctcccattttgtatgagatgaactcaaagatctaaaactttttccacatacacaatatcaccatttccctcaaatattgttcacaaaccagtctaaatctgtgatagtgagcacttctcctttgctgagataatccatcccacctcacaggtgtgccatatcaagatgctgattagacaccatgattagtgcacaggtgtgccttagactgcccacaataaaaggccactctgaaaggtgcagttttatcacacagcacaattccacagatgtcgcaagatttgagggagcgtgcaattggcatgctgacagcaggaatgtcaaccagagctgttgctcgtgtattgaatgttcatttctctaccataagccgtctccaaaggcgtttcagagaatttggcagtacatccaaccagcctcacaaccgcagaccacgtgtaaccacaccagcccaggacctccacacccagcatgtt comes from Thalassophryne amazonica chromosome 2, fThaAma1.1, whole genome shotgun sequence and encodes:
- the htatip2 gene encoding oxidoreductase HTATIP2 isoform X2, with the translated sequence MLGKATAFITAVVAVVVVVLTYLEDSDPVLKNSMAEDMKTLEENFRQQNKSCFILGASGETGKVLLQELLQRSIFSKITLIGRRKLNFEGKVDKNLVQEVVDFEKLDDYAAAFQGHDVGYCCLGTTRAKAGTEGFIRVDHDYVLKSAELAKAGGCSQFHLQSSRGADKTSSFLYLKVKGQVEAAIQALGFDRYAIYRPGVLLVDREESRPGEWMARKFFGALFHVGFKSMSIPIQTVAKAMVSNTLLQPEQKMEILENMGIAALGKPSGK
- the htatip2 gene encoding oxidoreductase HTATIP2 isoform X1, with the translated sequence MLGKATAFITAVVAVVVVVLTYLEDSDPVLSTSMAEDMKTLEENFRQQNKSCFILGASGETGKVLLQELLQRSIFSKITLIGRRKLNFEGKVDKNLVQEVVDFEKLDDYAAAFQGHDVGYCCLGTTRAKAGTEGFIRVDHDYVLKSAELAKAGGCSQFHLQSSRGADKTSSFLYLKVKGQVEAAIQALGFDRYAIYRPGVLLVDREESRPGEWMARKFFGALFHVGFKSMSIPIQTVAKAMVSNTLLQPEQKMEILENMGIAALGKPSGK